In a single window of the Candoia aspera isolate rCanAsp1 chromosome 14, rCanAsp1.hap2, whole genome shotgun sequence genome:
- the ZFAND2A gene encoding AN1-type zinc finger protein 2A: MEFPDLGKHCCEETCRQLDFLPLKCDACGELFCKDHLTYSRHKCSSAYKKDVQVPVCPLCNTPIPVRKGEMPDVAVGAHMDRDCKRDPAQQKQKIFTNKCFKPGCKKKEMMQLVCNQCHQSFCLRHRHPLDHDCQGRAWAVSKARCAAVMRSLESKISPNCQFLQSRCKAKS; this comes from the exons ATGGAGTTCCCAGATCTAGGAAAACATTGCTGTGAGGAGACCTGCAGACAGCTGG ACTTCCTTCCTCTGAAATGCGATGCGTGTGGGGAGCTTTTCTGTAAAGACCACCTTACCTACAGCCGACACAAGTGTTCTTCGGCATATAAGAAG GATGTGCAGGTTCCAGTCTGTCCTCTTTGCAACACTCCCATCCCTGTACGAAAGGGAGAGATGCCAGATGTAGCTGTGGGTGCCCATATGGACAGGGATTGTAAACGGGATCCTGCCCAACAGAAGCAGAAA ATCTTCACCAACAAATGCTTCAAACCAGGctgcaaaaagaaagagatgatgcAGCTGGTTTGCAACCAGTGTCACCAGAGCTTTTGTCTTCGTCATCGGCATCCTTTGGACCATGACTGCCAGGGACGCGCTTGGGCTGTCTCGAAAGCCAG GTGTGCAGCTGTGATGAGGTCCCTGGAATCCAAGATTTCTCCCAACTGCCAGTTTCTACAAAGCAG gtGCAAAGCAAAAAGTTGA